A genomic stretch from Candidatus Methanomassiliicoccus intestinalis Issoire-Mx1 includes:
- a CDS encoding ABC transporter ATP-binding protein, whose amino-acid sequence MNAMLETVNLVKYFNDFCAVNDISFTVKKGSFTGLLGPNGSGKSTTLKMLCNLSSPTSGEVYINGIDVCKDAPHALSTVGCVIETPEAYPYITPTELLHYVGKLFCMSKTAITAETKIILDKVGITEYADKKIGKFSKGMKQRVALAQALINEPELLILDEPSSGLDPKGMSDMRTILKSLNDDGTTILMSSHMLHEVEELCNNVVIISQGRVIESGDLEFVKSLTKKICLTVKSSNNPDAEMLSKISSLSGVKSISLHDNSVSLSFEGSISDRAYLLREILNLGLDVYDFSESSTAFEQVFLKLTEESK is encoded by the coding sequence ATGAATGCAATGCTGGAGACTGTAAATTTAGTTAAATACTTCAATGATTTCTGCGCTGTAAATGATATTTCATTCACTGTAAAGAAAGGAAGTTTTACTGGTTTATTGGGACCGAACGGATCTGGAAAAAGCACTACTCTGAAAATGCTTTGTAACTTATCTTCTCCTACTTCTGGTGAGGTATATATCAATGGAATTGATGTATGCAAAGATGCTCCTCATGCATTGTCTACCGTGGGTTGTGTAATTGAAACACCAGAGGCATATCCATACATAACACCAACTGAACTACTGCACTATGTGGGTAAATTATTCTGCATGTCTAAGACTGCAATAACCGCTGAAACTAAAATTATTTTAGATAAAGTAGGGATCACAGAATATGCTGATAAAAAGATAGGAAAATTCTCGAAAGGTATGAAACAACGAGTTGCCTTAGCCCAAGCATTAATCAATGAGCCAGAACTTCTTATTTTAGATGAACCATCTTCAGGCTTAGATCCTAAGGGAATGTCGGACATGAGGACTATCTTAAAAAGTCTTAATGATGACGGAACAACAATTCTCATGAGTTCCCACATGTTACATGAAGTTGAAGAATTATGTAACAATGTCGTAATCATCAGTCAAGGACGTGTCATTGAATCAGGGGATCTGGAATTTGTAAAATCTTTGACAAAAAAAATATGCTTAACTGTCAAATCATCAAACAATCCCGATGCTGAGATGCTCTCTAAAATCTCATCGCTATCGGGCGTCAAATCAATATCACTTCACGATAATTCAGTCTCACTTTCTTTTGAAGGATCCATATCTGATCGTGCTTATCTATTAAGGGAAATTCTTAACTTAGGGTTAGATGTGTATGATTTTTCTGAATCTAGCACAGCATTTGAGCAAGTATTTCTTAAACTCACGGAGGAATCTAAATGA
- a CDS encoding InlB B-repeat-containing protein, with protein sequence MAGGGGGDEKLTVSFVDGDSELSNVDIDKNSYVTEPAAPTKEGYIFAGWYSDSACTKEFDFKNTKITENTKIYAKFVANDEKFTVSFNTNGGSSIASQTINAGEKVTKPADPTKANNKFAGWYCDSALTQPYDFSSQVLSSFTLYAKWTAESGTYTVTFNSNGGSAVPAQTVKAGEKAVKPANPTKSGYSFSGWYSDASLITQYDFNSAVNADITLCAKWTSNGGGGGGGPVTPTTYTVTFCNNNETYATVSGITSGTSLGDKMPVDPFNGGYQFLGWNTASDGSGNAFTKTTKVNGNTTVYAKWSEIEVVIPPTQPTDKTASISESVDISDLVKTAEDNGSTTIAFNASGFTNPVDSILIPYSQISSMNDAISSSTTVDSVTLKTTEGTIVLSSAMLNNISTTVAQSNDIIISLSNVTDATDTPTLSGLPDDILSSAVVYDLSIKYDNGTPVSLNDTNTSTMYVTVPISEDYASSVVVFYVNDSGKLVSSCNVIDRGVDTITFETTHNSYYTIIQQPFKDSADGVLTKNNVDGKYEATFTLSETKPDVSAYDNYLVDSFLQLIQKITMASHWTSVEKHMQKVVTIHLVLA encoded by the coding sequence TTGGCGGGGGGGGGGGGGGGAGATGAAAAACTAACCGTTTCCTTCGTCGACGGCGACAGCGAGCTGTCAAATGTAGACATTGATAAGAACTCATATGTCACAGAACCGGCAGCACCGACCAAGGAAGGTTACATCTTCGCAGGCTGGTATTCAGACTCAGCATGCACAAAGGAATTTGATTTTAAGAATACTAAGATAACTGAGAACACTAAGATCTATGCTAAGTTTGTAGCAAATGATGAAAAGTTCACAGTTTCATTCAATACTAACGGCGGATCAAGCATTGCTTCTCAAACAATCAACGCAGGAGAGAAAGTAACAAAACCAGCTGATCCGACAAAAGCAAACAATAAATTTGCAGGCTGGTACTGCGATTCAGCATTGACTCAGCCTTATGATTTCAGCAGTCAGGTATTATCAAGCTTTACATTATATGCAAAGTGGACTGCAGAATCAGGAACTTATACAGTAACGTTTAACAGCAACGGAGGAAGCGCAGTTCCTGCTCAGACAGTAAAAGCAGGAGAGAAAGCAGTTAAACCAGCTAACCCTACTAAATCAGGATATTCATTCTCAGGCTGGTACTCAGACGCTTCACTTATAACTCAATATGATTTCAATTCAGCAGTAAATGCAGATATAACTCTCTGCGCCAAATGGACTTCTAACGGAGGAGGAGGCGGAGGAGGACCAGTTACACCTACAACTTATACTGTAACATTCTGCAATAATAATGAAACATATGCTACAGTTTCTGGCATCACATCCGGAACTTCCTTAGGCGACAAAATGCCCGTAGATCCATTCAATGGTGGTTATCAATTCTTAGGATGGAACACAGCTAGCGATGGAAGTGGAAATGCTTTCACAAAGACCACTAAAGTGAACGGCAACACAACTGTGTATGCTAAGTGGTCCGAAATTGAAGTAGTAATCCCTCCTACTCAACCTACTGACAAAACAGCATCTATATCTGAGTCTGTGGATATATCTGATTTAGTCAAAACTGCAGAGGATAATGGTAGTACTACCATTGCTTTCAATGCTTCTGGTTTCACTAATCCTGTGGATTCCATATTAATCCCTTATTCACAGATATCTAGCATGAATGATGCAATCAGTAGTAGTACTACTGTGGATTCAGTTACACTAAAAACAACAGAAGGTACAATCGTATTAAGCTCTGCGATGCTCAATAATATATCAACAACTGTCGCACAATCTAACGATATTATAATCTCTTTAAGCAATGTCACAGATGCAACTGATACTCCTACGTTATCTGGTTTACCTGATGATATACTATCTAGTGCAGTTGTATATGACTTATCAATTAAATATGATAATGGTACACCTGTATCCCTTAATGATACTAACACATCGACTATGTATGTAACAGTGCCAATATCCGAAGATTATGCCTCATCAGTTGTAGTTTTCTATGTAAATGATTCTGGAAAATTAGTCTCAAGTTGCAATGTCATAGATAGAGGCGTAGATACAATTACCTTTGAAACAACACATAATTCATATTACACCATTATCCAACAGCCATTTAAAGATTCAGCCGATGGTGTACTGACTAAAAACAACGTGGATGGAAAATACGAAGCAACATTCACACTGAGTGAAACTAAACCGGACGTAAGTGCATATGACAACTATCTAGTGGATTCATTCTTACAATTGATACAAAAGATAACAATGGCTTCACACTGGACTTCAGTGGAAAAACATATGCAAAAGGTAGTAACGATCCACTTGGTGTTAGCCTAG
- a CDS encoding ABC transporter permease, whose amino-acid sequence MNAAQQTAKQLSSVTFFEFRNILKSWRFIIPLAITLGIFAMAFITGSDAARAHEYDPVEFLRAMVGSSALLLGIYAAVSSSDSLSSEYDKKTGLVLFTKPVSKYTIYSGKLLSRYLLGLIIISIYYVLAYLSCILVCSHAPVTLGLSFLLSLLYLFAAIGIAMFFSSISPKSMVATMLSFMTLVVLTLFIQSITISSFEPWYSFSYSSGAIENIVSDRCTIFTSNGAGSFSTNEYIPETVISTIVMGIYGVFSTLFSAVFFRYRTL is encoded by the coding sequence ATGAATGCTGCTCAACAAACAGCCAAACAACTCAGCTCAGTTACATTTTTTGAATTTCGAAATATACTTAAAAGCTGGAGATTTATAATTCCCCTAGCTATAACATTGGGAATATTTGCAATGGCATTCATCACTGGAAGCGATGCAGCCCGCGCTCACGAATATGATCCAGTTGAATTTTTAAGAGCAATGGTTGGTTCATCTGCACTTTTGCTTGGCATTTATGCAGCCGTTTCTTCTTCTGATTCGTTATCATCAGAGTACGATAAAAAAACAGGTTTAGTCTTATTTACAAAACCAGTTAGTAAATATACAATATACAGTGGTAAGTTATTGTCTAGATACCTCTTAGGATTAATCATCATATCTATCTATTATGTCTTGGCTTATTTATCATGCATATTGGTATGCAGCCACGCTCCAGTTACACTCGGACTTTCATTTTTATTGTCTCTTCTATACTTGTTTGCAGCAATTGGTATTGCGATGTTTTTTAGTTCAATATCTCCTAAAAGCATGGTAGCAACAATGTTGTCTTTTATGACATTAGTTGTCTTGACGCTTTTCATCCAGAGCATTACCATATCTTCCTTTGAGCCATGGTATAGTTTTTCATACTCCTCTGGAGCAATAGAAAACATAGTTTCTGATCGCTGCACAATATTTACATCAAATGGAGCTGGATCATTTTCAACCAATGAGTATATTCCAGAGACAGTCATTTCAACAATTGTGATGGGTATTTATGGGGTTTTTTCAACTTTATTCTCTGCAGTATTTTTTAGATATAGAACTCTGTGA
- the ppk1 gene encoding polyphosphate kinase 1 — MTDSELPNTECCEMNNTDNVSLDDPQLYFNRELSWLKFNKRILEEAEDQTQPLLERVKFLAICGNNMDEFFMSRMSTLRHQAESGALNISSGKSTPLEQIEAIREEVCRLTTGYCEVWEKLKAQLAENGIYVHKIEDLSEERQKKLREFFENNIYPILTPLSFDSNHPFPFISGGSINLAILVKDKTGNSKFARVKVPGRNLIERFIRIEDEGAEKSAEFHLVMLEDLISSNLDVLFPGVSVEKVYQFRVLRDAEFEIEVDETTDILTAVEEGLESRFVGEPVRLEVSENTPDKIIELLSWNLKLPAYMIYKSEAPLALNDFWQIHGIRRAELMDTPFQPYTPRALSDLSTIVAKSTYKDIMLYHPYDSFQSFVDLVRKAAEDPNVMAIKITFYRVDAHSPLIDALMEARRNGKAVAVVLELKAKFDETNNISWARRLEQAGVHVVYGPVGLKIHAKLCMIVYKTRNGIKRICHLSSGNYNTQTAKIYGDIGYITCDPDIASDVSKLFNSLTGYCVNEEYKKLLVSPDYLRAGIMERIEREIKRQREHGDGYLGFKLNALVDRGIIRALYRASMAGVKIDLNVRGMCCLRPGIQGVSENIRVISIVSRFLEHARIYYFRNGGDEEVLLGSSDMMPRNLDRRVEELFPIQDDSLRKAAIDILNIHLSDNVKARELQLDGEWIKLHPKEGQERIDSQEWLIEHRGIWHGEN, encoded by the coding sequence ATGACTGACAGTGAACTACCCAATACAGAGTGTTGCGAGATGAACAATACAGACAATGTTTCCCTTGATGACCCGCAGCTTTACTTCAACCGAGAACTCAGCTGGCTGAAGTTTAACAAAAGGATACTGGAAGAAGCGGAAGACCAGACCCAGCCGCTGCTGGAGAGAGTGAAATTCTTAGCCATATGCGGAAACAACATGGACGAATTCTTCATGTCACGCATGTCTACATTGAGACATCAGGCAGAGAGCGGAGCATTGAACATCTCTTCCGGGAAATCCACTCCTTTGGAGCAGATCGAAGCAATAAGGGAAGAAGTGTGTAGGCTTACAACAGGATACTGCGAAGTGTGGGAAAAACTGAAAGCCCAGCTGGCAGAAAATGGGATATATGTTCATAAAATAGAAGACCTGAGCGAAGAAAGGCAGAAGAAACTGAGGGAATTCTTCGAGAACAATATCTATCCAATACTTACACCGTTGTCTTTTGACTCCAATCATCCATTTCCATTCATTTCAGGCGGGTCCATAAATCTTGCAATCCTTGTTAAAGACAAAACTGGAAACAGCAAATTTGCAAGGGTAAAGGTTCCGGGAAGGAACCTGATTGAAAGGTTTATCAGGATAGAGGACGAGGGAGCAGAAAAATCAGCAGAATTCCACTTGGTCATGCTGGAAGATCTGATAAGCTCCAATCTGGATGTGCTGTTTCCAGGAGTGAGCGTAGAAAAAGTGTATCAATTCAGAGTGCTGAGGGATGCAGAATTCGAAATAGAAGTTGATGAGACAACAGACATTCTGACAGCAGTGGAAGAAGGATTGGAATCAAGATTTGTCGGAGAACCGGTGAGGCTTGAAGTTTCAGAAAACACACCGGACAAAATCATCGAACTGCTGTCCTGGAACCTGAAACTGCCGGCATATATGATCTACAAATCAGAAGCTCCACTGGCACTCAATGACTTCTGGCAGATTCACGGCATAAGAAGAGCAGAGCTGATGGATACTCCTTTTCAGCCGTACACGCCGAGAGCTCTTTCAGACCTGTCAACGATAGTGGCCAAATCCACTTACAAAGACATCATGCTCTACCATCCTTACGACAGTTTCCAGTCCTTCGTAGATTTAGTCAGGAAGGCTGCAGAAGACCCTAATGTGATGGCAATTAAGATTACATTTTACAGAGTTGATGCTCATTCGCCGCTGATTGATGCTTTGATGGAAGCAAGAAGAAACGGCAAAGCTGTAGCTGTCGTATTAGAGCTGAAGGCTAAGTTTGACGAGACTAACAACATTTCATGGGCAAGACGCCTGGAACAAGCAGGTGTGCATGTTGTTTACGGTCCTGTAGGTTTGAAAATTCATGCAAAGCTGTGCATGATAGTCTACAAGACAAGAAACGGCATCAAGCGCATCTGCCACTTATCTTCAGGAAATTACAATACACAGACTGCAAAGATCTATGGAGACATAGGATACATTACATGTGATCCGGACATAGCTTCTGATGTATCCAAGCTGTTTAACAGTCTTACTGGATACTGCGTAAATGAAGAATACAAGAAGCTTCTCGTTTCACCTGATTACCTGAGAGCAGGAATAATGGAAAGAATTGAGAGAGAAATTAAAAGACAAAGGGAACACGGCGATGGGTATCTGGGATTCAAGCTCAATGCACTGGTGGACAGAGGCATTATCAGAGCATTGTACAGAGCATCAATGGCTGGAGTCAAGATTGATCTCAATGTCCGCGGAATGTGCTGCCTCAGACCAGGAATTCAGGGAGTCAGCGAGAACATCAGGGTGATTTCCATTGTTTCAAGATTTTTAGAACATGCCAGAATATACTACTTCAGAAACGGCGGGGATGAAGAGGTGCTTTTAGGCTCATCAGACATGATGCCGAGAAATTTAGACAGAAGGGTGGAAGAACTGTTTCCCATTCAAGATGACAGCCTCAGAAAAGCAGCAATAGATATTCTCAATATCCACCTTTCAGACAATGTGAAAGCAAGAGAACTGCAGCTGGACGGAGAATGGATAAAACTTCATCCCAAAGAAGGGCAGGAAAGGATCGATTCGCAGGAATGGCTGATTGAGCATAGAGGAATATGGCATGGGGAAAACTGA
- a CDS encoding InlB B-repeat-containing protein produces MKTAKMQALIFAIAAVMILSALASPITSSESSDSRMFLGNAEYGINVTYNEGGLVKYQTTVSEGKDALIIVSPNEGYVIEIVKLDGESFNPSSVSPDGKSALYVISNVQSSHSVNVKFKQEDGSGEEHYAITASAGTGGYISPQGSVSVSSGSSKTFKFTPNNGYEVDTLLVDGKTAYISGNSYTFENVTSNHTISVTFKKVRESTTYTITATAGSGGTITPSGEISVNNGADQTFMISPSSGYRINTVSVDGKSIQITNNQYTFSKVTKNHAISVTFASNGGDTPAPGEHTVTATAGKGGSINPAGSVKVSDGQNQAFTISVNEGYEIDTVIVNGNEVKLTGNTYNFLNVDADQSISVTFKETGTEPSTSGDDSNGNTVYCIIIAVVVVLIIVALAYLFLRK; encoded by the coding sequence ATGAAAACTGCAAAGATGCAGGCACTGATATTCGCGATAGCTGCTGTAATGATTCTGTCAGCATTAGCATCGCCCATAACATCTTCCGAATCATCAGATTCAAGGATGTTTCTTGGAAACGCAGAATATGGAATAAATGTTACCTACAATGAGGGAGGTTTGGTCAAATATCAAACAACCGTATCAGAAGGAAAAGATGCATTAATTATTGTATCTCCTAATGAAGGATATGTAATAGAAATTGTAAAGTTAGACGGAGAATCATTCAACCCATCAAGTGTATCACCGGATGGCAAATCCGCCCTGTATGTTATTTCAAATGTTCAAAGTAGTCATTCAGTCAACGTAAAATTTAAACAGGAAGACGGCAGCGGTGAAGAGCACTACGCGATTACTGCATCAGCAGGAACAGGCGGCTATATCTCACCGCAGGGCAGTGTATCTGTATCTTCTGGAAGTTCTAAGACTTTCAAGTTTACACCAAACAATGGATATGAAGTAGATACCTTGTTAGTGGATGGAAAAACTGCGTATATTTCAGGGAACTCTTATACATTTGAAAATGTTACTTCAAATCATACAATTTCCGTGACATTTAAGAAAGTCAGAGAGTCTACCACTTACACAATTACAGCAACCGCTGGATCTGGAGGAACGATCACTCCTTCTGGAGAAATCTCTGTAAATAACGGAGCAGATCAGACCTTTATGATCTCACCAAGCAGCGGTTACAGAATAAATACCGTATCGGTTGATGGTAAAAGTATACAGATAACCAATAACCAGTATACTTTTTCAAAAGTCACTAAAAATCATGCAATATCTGTAACCTTTGCAAGCAATGGGGGAGATACGCCGGCTCCCGGAGAGCATACGGTTACAGCAACAGCGGGAAAAGGTGGTTCAATCAACCCTGCTGGATCTGTAAAAGTAAGTGACGGACAGAATCAGGCATTTACAATTTCTGTTAATGAAGGTTATGAAATTGATACTGTAATTGTAAATGGGAATGAAGTCAAGCTTACCGGCAATACCTATAATTTTTTAAATGTTGATGCAGATCAGTCAATTTCTGTAACATTCAAAGAAACAGGTACTGAGCCCTCTACCAGCGGAGATGACAGCAATGGCAATACTGTATACTGTATCATCATTGCAGTTGTAGTAGTTCTCATAATCGTGGCACTCGCATACCTCTTCCTGCGGAAATAA
- a CDS encoding InlB B-repeat-containing protein → MKITKRTIGAFTFLAAFVMMMSVMTPLTDAGADNSAPVLFSNESEDGSFSDIDILGTWTNEDGLTLKYAQAYYHGETKYGLIAQFDDEFPLTTYNTIMPKLDTSELLKVAANAVSIVKADKTLNITLNGPLTPGEHIYCVYDPDHKDKTLSSVNFTIGSSYIGVITSNYFASAENAKAAINAVLEESRTDVADKTMFIIYNQIGTFTNDVIGELYFNDTLIYSETLKNENGQRIWYFTFNQPNANGDSISCIAGEYVMKLVSNGEVVADGKATISAVMYTISATAGENGSITPSGTVTLAEGSSQTFTFTPNAGFEIDQVLVDGSPVEVTENTYSIENVTENHSIKVTFVETGDIPQKLIIEVEAGKGGSISPSENVEVITGGNQTFTITSDSGYKVDKVLVDNNEVSLTDGKYTFSNVTENHSIKVTFKKSDTGGGSGGGGVTTNYTITATAGSGGSINPSGSESVKSGGSKTFTITSDSGYKVDKVLVDNNEVSLTDGKYTFSNVTENHSIKVTFVETGDIPQKLIIEVEAGKGGSISPSENVEVITGGNQTFTITSDSGYKVDKVLVDNNEVSLTDGKYTFSNVTENHSIKVTFVETGETPTPSGDSGKDSTMYYIIAAIVIILIIVAIVYFVMKK, encoded by the coding sequence ATGAAAATTACAAAAAGGACCATAGGGGCATTTACCTTCTTGGCGGCATTCGTCATGATGATGTCAGTAATGACACCATTAACGGATGCCGGCGCTGACAACAGCGCTCCTGTTCTTTTTTCTAATGAATCTGAAGATGGCTCTTTTTCAGACATTGATATCTTAGGAACATGGACCAATGAAGATGGTTTGACTCTGAAATATGCGCAAGCATATTATCATGGTGAAACCAAATACGGACTTATTGCACAGTTTGACGATGAATTCCCTCTTACCACCTATAACACAATTATGCCAAAATTGGATACGTCTGAGTTGTTGAAGGTGGCGGCTAATGCTGTAAGTATTGTGAAGGCTGATAAAACTCTGAATATCACACTAAACGGGCCATTAACTCCGGGTGAACATATCTATTGTGTGTACGATCCGGACCATAAGGATAAAACTCTATCATCCGTCAACTTTACAATAGGCTCTTCATACATTGGAGTGATAACATCAAATTATTTCGCATCAGCCGAAAACGCTAAAGCAGCAATCAATGCTGTATTGGAAGAAAGCAGAACAGATGTTGCAGACAAAACAATGTTCATTATTTATAATCAAATAGGAACATTCACCAACGATGTTATTGGAGAGTTATACTTCAATGATACGCTAATCTACTCTGAAACTCTGAAAAATGAGAATGGACAGCGTATCTGGTACTTCACATTCAATCAGCCAAATGCTAATGGAGACTCAATTTCCTGCATTGCAGGTGAATACGTTATGAAACTTGTTTCAAACGGTGAAGTAGTTGCAGATGGAAAAGCAACAATTTCTGCAGTAATGTATACGATCAGTGCTACAGCAGGAGAAAATGGATCAATAACTCCATCTGGAACAGTGACATTAGCAGAAGGATCGTCTCAGACTTTTACATTCACTCCTAATGCAGGATTTGAAATAGATCAAGTCTTAGTCGATGGATCACCAGTTGAAGTAACAGAAAACACATATTCAATCGAGAATGTAACTGAGAACCATTCAATTAAAGTTACATTCGTAGAAACTGGAGATATTCCTCAAAAACTGATCATTGAAGTAGAAGCTGGTAAAGGTGGATCTATCTCTCCATCTGAAAACGTGGAAGTAATAACTGGAGGAAACCAGACGTTCACAATAACTTCTGATTCAGGATATAAAGTCGATAAAGTCTTAGTTGACAATAATGAAGTATCTCTGACAGATGGAAAATACACATTCTCCAATGTAACTGAGAACCATTCAATTAAAGTTACATTTAAGAAGTCAGATACTGGCGGAGGCAGTGGTGGCGGTGGTGTAACCACAAACTACACAATTACTGCTACAGCAGGATCTGGAGGAAGCATCAACCCTTCTGGCAGCGAATCTGTGAAATCCGGAGGTTCCAAAACTTTCACAATAACTTCTGATTCAGGATATAAAGTCGATAAAGTCTTAGTTGACAATAATGAAGTATCTCTGACAGATGGAAAATACACATTCTCCAATGTAACTGAGAACCATTCAATTAAAGTTACATTCGTAGAAACTGGAGATATTCCTCAAAAACTGATCATTGAAGTAGAAGCTGGTAAAGGTGGATCTATCTCTCCATCTGAAAACGTGGAAGTAATAACTGGAGGAAACCAGACGTTCACAATAACTTCTGATTCAGGATATAAAGTCGATAAAGTCTTAGTTGACAATAATGAAGTATCTCTGACAGATGGAAAATACACATTCTCCAATGTAACTGAGAACCATTCAATTAAAGTTACATTCGTAGAAACTGGAGAAACACCAACTCCTTCAGGAGACAGTGGTAAAGATAGCACGATGTACTACATTATCGCAGCTATAGTCATTATTTTGATTATCGTTGCTATTGTATACTTCGTCATGAAGAAATAA